A single Fusarium oxysporum Fo47 chromosome IV, complete sequence DNA region contains:
- a CDS encoding Cupredoxin, which translates to MGNTNSSPFNLGDLGQLSQLQTNGESSYGTFDAPDLPTFLTDNPTPNGYPWSTMNSQTNYYQDQPNTGVIRRYDFTVSRGMIAPDGYELSTILVNGQFPAPLIEANWGDTIQVTVHNDMDDEGVSLHWHGILQKGTPWEDGVPGVTQCPIPPKKSFTYQFLADLYGTSWYHSHYSAQVAAGLFGPLVIYGPREKKDYDIDIGPVMLSDWYHKEYFDLVEEIMKPGGNGVVLSDSNLINGKMNFNCSSVAPGDKTPCKSNAGISKFRFKRGKVHRLRLINPSAEAIQRFSIDGHTMKVIANDFVPVQPYDTKVVTLGVGQRTDVLVRADGKLDSYWMRSNISAICSLGRAPAALAAIYYDNTNQKKAPKSQAWDIPDPGTCANDDLSITKPVMKLPLPPADKTIELDISSFKNASNVTLWTLGGVAARINYNSPTLLLSKLGNHTFEPEWNVINTGKAKSVRVVVNNKTPVAHPMHLHGFNMYVLHEGPGSWDGTIINRHNPQRRDVVQIRGNGHLVIQFDAGENPGVWPFHCHIAWHVSAGFLTQFLTNPDQVKKLRIPNVVAETCRQWGHWTLSNIPAQIDSGL; encoded by the exons ATGGGTAATACCAACAGCAGTCCATTCAATCTCGGGGACCTAGGACAATTGTCCCAGTTGCAGACTAATGG GGAGTCCTCGTATGGCACGTTTGATGCACCTGACCTGCCAACTTTCCTCACTGACAACCCTACTCCTAATGGCTATCCTTGGAGTACCATGAATTCCCAAACCAATTACTATCAGGACCAACCAAATACTGGAGTCATTAGGAGGTACGACTTCACTGTCAGTCGGGGGATGATCGCCCCCGACGGCTATGAGCTGTCCACAATCCTCGTGAACGGGCAATTTCCTGCGCCTCTGATTGAAGCAAACTGGGGTGACACCATCCAAGTCACTGTTCATAACGACATGGACGATGAGGGTGTTTCTTTACATTGGCATGGTATCCTTCAGAAGGGAACGCCCTGGGAAGATGGCGTTCCAGGTGTAACCCAATGCCCGATCCCACCTAAAAAGAGTTTCACATATCAGTTTCTGGCCGACCTGTATGGAACAAGTTGGTACCACTCTCATTATTCCGCCCAAGTTGCTGCTGGTTTATTCGGTCCATTGGTCATATATGGACCacgagaaaagaaagactACGACATCGATATTGGGCCTGTTATGTTGAGTGATTGGTACCACAAAGAGTATTTCGACCTTGTTGAGGAGATAATGAAACCCGGCGGCAATGGGGTTGTTCTTTCTGacagcaatctcatcaacgGAAAGATGAACTTCAACTGCTCCAGTGTGGCACCGGGAGACAAGACGCCCTGCAAAAGCAATGCTGGTATCTCCAAATTTCGTTTCAAGCGCGGTAAAGTCCACCGCTTACGTCTCATCAACCCAAGCGCCGAAGCCATACAACGATTTTCTATTGATGGTCACACAATGAAGGTCATTGCGAATGACTTTGTTCCAGTACAGCCGTATGATACCAAAGTTGTAACTCTTGGAGTTGGCCAACGCACAGATGTACTGGTCAGAGCTGATGGCAAATTGGACTCATACTGGATGCGCAGCAACATTTCTGCCATCTGTAGTCTGGGTCGTGCCCCAGCTGCTCTTGCAGCAATTTACTACGATAATACAAATCAGAAAAAAGCACCCAAATCACAGGCTTGGGACATCCCCGATCCAGGGACTTGCGCCAACGATGATTTGAGTATAACAAAGCCTGTGATGAAGCTGCCTTTACCTCCAGCTGACAAGACTATTGAGCTTGATATTAGCTCATTCAAAAACGCAAGCAATGTCACGCTTTGGACGCTGGGAGGAGTGGCTGCAAGGATAAACTACAACAGTCCAACTCTGCTCCTCAGCAAGCTTGGCAATCACACATTCGAGCCTGAATGGAATGTGATAAATACTGGAAAGGCAAAGAGTGTAAGGGTGGTTGTCAATAACAAGACTCCCGTGGC ACATCCAATGCACTTACACGGCTTCAACATGTACGTCCTACATGAGGGGCCAGGTTCCTGGGATGGAACAATCATAAACAGACACAATCCACAGCGTCGCGATGTCGTTCAAATTCGGGGCAATGGTCATCTTGTAATACAGTTCGATGCCGGAGAAAACCCGG GTGTATGGCCGTTCCATTGTCACATCGCGTGGCACGTCTCGGCAGGATTTCTCACGCAGTTTCTCACGAATCCAGATCAAGTCAAGAAACTACGTATACCGAACGTGGTGGCTGAGACGTGTCGGCAGTGGGGACACTGGACACTTTCAAATATCCCGGCACAGATCGACAGTGGACTGTAA
- a CDS encoding reactive mitochondrial oxygen species modulator 1-domain-containing protein has protein sequence MPPVAPINAGQHGPSNVDKLKMGAMMGGTVGVIMGFVFGTVNIFRYGAGPNGIMRTLGQYMLGSGATFGFFMSIGSVIRSDADPKLHEMYMRAQRRPIMLMANPAWRKS, from the exons ATGCCTCCCGTCGCTCCTATCAATGCTGGCCAGCATGGCCCCTCCAACGTGGATAAAC TCAAGATGGGTGCCATGATGGGTGGAA CTGTTGGTGTCATCATGGGTTTTGTCTTTG GAACTGTCAACATTTTCCGATACGGAGCCGGCCCTAACGGCATTATGAGAACCCTCGGTCAATACATGCTTGGCTCCGGAGCAACTTTTGG CTTCTTCATGTCCATTGGTAGCGTCATTCGATCCGATGCCGACCCCAAACTTCACGAAATGTACATGCGAGCTCAACGTCGGCCTATAATGTTGATGGCCAACCCCGCGTGGAGGAAATCATGA